One Fusarium falciforme chromosome 1, complete sequence genomic window carries:
- a CDS encoding Nicotinate phosphoribosyltransferase yields MDFNSSSPFPEGVISFLDTDLYKLTMQCAVFKFFKDVPVTYAYTNRTPDKKLSRAAFKWLEEQIRKLGNISLSTDEYLFLKKHCDYLTADYLNFLKEFRLSPREQVIATFTPVGEDNGDDSVVGDVDIQIKGAWVDTILYEIPMLALTSEAYFRFMDTDWNYEGQEEKAFEKGMTLLEAGCVTSEFGTRRRRDYHTQALVFRGLVKASKEAEKKGFPGKLSGTSNVHLAMRFNIPPVGTVAHEWFMGVASIIGDYKKATEEALRHWVGCFGTKLGIALTDTFGTQEFLRSFSLPVRPVEGGFPAETFQKADGSMKTYAETFVGIRQDSGDPAEYTKVMRDFYDKQGITDKKLLVFSDSLNIEKCLEYKAISDKLGFQPTFGVGTFLTNDFTHLKAGTKSVPLNIVIKLSSAGGRPAIKISDNIGKNTGDKETVEKVKRELGYVEREWKEGDETARWGKE; encoded by the exons ATGGACTTCAACAGCTCTTCGCCCTTCCCCGAGGGCGTCATCTCCTTCCTCGACACCGATCTGTACAAGTTGACGATGCAATGCGCCGTTTTCAAGTTCTTCAAGGACGTCCCGGTCACGTACGCCTACACCAACCGAACTCCCGACAAGAAGCTGTCGCGAGCTGCTTTCAAGTGGCTTGAGGAGCAGATCCGAA AGCTCGGAAACATCTCACTTTCCACCGACGAGTACCTTTTCCTCAAGAAGCACTGCGACTATCTCACTGCCGATTATCTCAACTTCCTCAAGGAGTTCCGCCTAAGTCCCCGAGAGCAGGTCATCGCTACCTTTACGCCTGTTGGTGAGGATAATGGAGATGACTCGGTTGTTGGCGACGTCGACATCCAGATCAAGGGAGCTTGGGTTGACACGATTCTCTACGAAATCCCCATGCTGGCGCTGACATCCGAGGCATACTTCCGTTTCATGGATACGGACTGGAACTACGAAGGACAGGAGGAAAAGGCATTCGAAAAGGGTATGACTTTGCTGGAGGCTGGATGCGTCACTTCCGAGTTCGGCACACGAAGACGCCGCGACTACCACACACAGGCCCTTGTATTTCGAGGTCTAGTGAAGGCTTCTAAGgaggcagagaagaagggctTCCCTGGCAAGCTCTCCGGAACCAGCAATGTCCACCTGGCCATGCGCTTCAACATCCCACCTGTCGGTACTGTCGCCCACGAGTGGTTCATGGGCGTGGCGTCGATCATTGGTGACTacaagaaggccaccgaggaGGCACTCCGACACTGGGTGGGCTGCTTTGGCACTAAGCTTGGCATTGCCCTGACCGATACATTCGGCACTCAAGAGTTCCTACGCTCTTTCAGCCTGCCTGTGCGACCTGTGGAGGGTGGATTCCCAGCCGAGACCTTCCAGAAGGCCGATGGAAGCATGAAGACGTACGCCGAGACGTTTGTCGGAATTCGACAGGACTCCGGTGATCCCGCCGAATACACCAAGGTGATGCGAGACTTTTACGACAAGCAGGGCATCACGgacaagaagctccttgTCTTTTCGGATTCCCTCAACATTGAGAAGTGCCTCGAGTACAAGGCCATCTCGGACAAGCTGGGTTTCCAGCCAACATTTGGTGTGGGAACGTTCCTGACCAACGACTTTACGCACCTCAAGGCCGGCACCAAGTCGGTGCCTCTGAACATTGTCATCAAGCTCAGCTCTGCAGGAGGCCGCCCAGCTATCAAGATCAG CGATAACATCGGCAAGAATACCGGCGACAAGGAGACCGTCGAGAAGGTCAAGAGGGAGCTCGGCTATGTTGAGCGTGAGTGGAAGGAGGGAGACGAGACGGCACGATGGGGAAAAGAGTAA
- a CDS encoding Fumarate reductase, translating into MPRILRWTMSRPQILFLSCIGIAVAFTAMLYGNHLSTFTSVFSKTMSTSAARRPVIVVGSGLAGLSASYEALQRGAPSVHLLDRAPKPGGNSIKASSGINGAGTKYQKAAGVERDTLFYSDTVRSAGSRFGLAQPPVDREALITKLTGESAAAVNWLVDEIGVDLSVVAPLGGHSLARTHRGAGKTPPGAAIVIALLNKLKENEKFSITNLAEVKALLSEDDAVKGVEYEFEGEKHSLEGSVMFASGGFAGDATGLLARYRPDLKGIPSTNEERPGSHDILTAVGAELLDMDSVQIHPTGFVDPASPNTMLKFLAAEMLRGEGGILLSSAGSRFVNEMETREHVSKAVMELPAATDGDGTIKQWDVTILLDPGASEASANHISFYEWKGLLKKVKVRDLEPAAIAAVDKYAKAVAEGAEDEFGRKTHGRWTLKPGEENRDQDIYIGRVTPIVHFTMGGVAIDEKAHVLRKRDDKLVPIPGLFAAGEITGGIHGDNRLGGSSLLECVVYGRTAGAEIAASS; encoded by the coding sequence ATGCCTCGCATCCTCCGCTGGACAATGAGCAGGCCGCAGATCCTGTTCCTCTCCTGCATCGGCATCGCGGTAGCATTCACTGCTATGCTCTACGGAAACCACCTCTCAACCTTTACATCCGTGTTCTCAAAGACCATGTCCACATCCGCCGCTCGTCGCCCCGTCATCGTCGTGGGCTCCGGCCTCGCAGGCCTCTCAGCCTCATACGAGGCTCTTCAGCGCGGTGCGCCCTCAGTCCACCTCCTCGACCGCGCTCCTAAGCCCGGCGGCAACAGCATCAAGGCTTCCTCTGGTATCAATGGCGCTGGCACAAAGTACCAGAAAGCTGCTGGTGTCGAGAGAGACACTCTCTTCTATAGCGATACCGTTCGCTCAGCGGGCTCTCGCTTCGGCCTTGCTCAGCCACCCGTCGACCGTGAAGctctcatcaccaagctCACCGGCGAATCCGCAGCAGCTGTCAACTGGCTCGTTGATGAGATCGGCGTTGACCTGAGTGTCGTCGCTCCTCTCGGCGGCCACAGCCTTGCTCGCACCCACCGCGGCGCTGGAAAGACACCACCCGGAGCTGCAATCGTGATTGCTcttctcaacaagctcaaggagaatgaAAAGTTCTCCATCACTAACCTCGCCGAAGTAAAGGCGCTTCTAAGCGAGGACGACGCCGTCAAGGGCGTCGAGTACGAATTCGAGGGTGAGAAGCATAGCCTCGAGGGTTCTGTCATGTTTGCCAGCGGCGGCTTCGCAGGCGATGCCACCGGTCTCCTAGCTCGTTACCGTCCTGACCTCAAGGGCATCCCCTCAACCAACGAGGAGCGACCCGGATCTCATGACATACTCACCGCCGTGGGTGCCGAGCTCCTCGATATGGACAGCGTGCAGATCCACCCCACAGGCTTCGTCGACCCCGCGAGCCCCAACACCATGCTCAAGTTCCTCGCTGCCGAGATGCTCCGTGGCGAGGGTGGTATCCTCCTCTCTTCTGCTGGCTCCCGCTTCGTCAACGAGATGGAGACACGCGAGCACGTCAGCAAGGCCGTTATGGAGCTTCCCGCCGCAACAGACGGCGATGGCACCATCAAGCAGTGGGACGTGACGATTCTCCTCGACCCCGGTGCGTCTGAGGCTTCTGCCAACCACATCAGCTTCTACGAGTGGAAGGGTCTTctcaagaaggtcaaggtccGCGACCTCGAGCCCGCCGCCATCGCAGCTGTCGACAAGTACGCCAAGGCCGTCGCCGAGGGGGCAGAGGATGAGTTTGGCCGCAAGACGCACGGTCGATGGACCCTCAAGCCCGGCGAGGAGAACCGCGACCAAGACATCTACATTGGCCGTGTCACTCCTATTGTCCACTTCACCATGGGAGGTGTTGCCATCGACGAAAAGGCCCACGTCCTGCGGAAGCGCGACGACAAACTCGTGCCCATTCCCGGTCTCTTTGCCGCTGGAGAGATTACTGGCGGTATTCACGGCGACAACCGTCTAGGAGGATCCTCCCTGCTGGAGTGTGTTGTCTATGGACGGACTGCCGGTGCTGAGATTGCCGCCTCGTCCTAG
- a CDS encoding Acetate permease A has translation MADRIHDSHHDSDKSVTLDRQSIAGQEVHHHHHHVDYTSMQAAFGGALQPGLWKPMEHRKFANPAPLGLCAFALTTFVLSCINMHVRGETAPAISIPLAFGYGGLVQLLAGMWEMAVGNTFGATALSSYGGFWIAYGLLQTPTWNVLGADGPYEGDTGSVMGFFLTGWFIFTTLLLICTLKSTLAFFLLFFFLDICFLLLACENYAHDLGNHAAQIALQKAAGLFGFLAAFLAWYNALAGLQDSSNSFFQVPVIHFPWSDQARELRKQKTERELA, from the exons ATGGCCGACCGTATTCACGACTCGCACCACGACTCGGACAAGAGCGTCACCCTTGACCGTCAGAGCATCGCCGGCCAGGAGgttcaccaccatcatcaccatgtcgaCTACACTTCCATGCAAGCAGCATTCGGAGGTGCCCTCCAGCCCGGCCTTTGGAAGCCAATGGAGCACCGCAAGTTTGCCAACCCGGCTCCCCTAGGACTATGCGCTTTCGCCCTCACCACCTTTGTTCTCTCTTGCATCAACATGCATGTCCGTGGTGAGACCGCTCCTGCCATTTCCATCCCCTTGGCATTTGGCTACGGTGGTCTTGTTCAGCTGCTTGCTGGCATGTG GGAGATGGCTGTTGGCAACACATTCGGTGCTACTGCTCTGTCGTCATATGGTGGCTTCTGGATCGCCTATGGTCTGCTTCAGACTCCTACCTGGAATGTCCTCGGTGCTGATGGACCTTATGAGGGCGACACTGGATCCGTCATGGGTTTCTTCTTGACTGGATGGTTCATCTTCActaccctcctcctcatctgcaCCCTCAAGTCCACCCtcgccttcttccttctcttcttcttcctcgataTCTGCTTCCTCTTGCTCGCTTGCGAGAACTATGCCCACGACCTCGGCAACCACGCTGCCCAGATCGCTCTCCAAAAGGCTGCAGGTCTCTTTGGATTCCTTGCCGCGTTCCTCGCGTGGTACAACGCCTTGGCTGGTCTCCAGGACAGCAG CAACTCCTTCTTCCAGGTCCCCGTGATCCACTTCCCCTGGTCGGACCAGGCCCGCGAGCTCCGCAAGCAGAAGACTGAGCGAGAGCTGGCTTAA